In Saccharicrinis fermentans DSM 9555 = JCM 21142, a genomic segment contains:
- a CDS encoding TonB-dependent receptor, with product MQINKTHLVITLLLLLFGDNILAQNILSGTVINAKTNEPVIGENVIIKELQKGTITDNNGRYNFSVATGKYTVVFSSIGYESLEKSIVCNQKNNVLDVKLTESVMQIGEVQVAAKGKISQTREQPFQVSVLDAKPLQVQSQPVTGLVNQISGVRVREDGGLGSNVNIMLNGISGKGIRIFVDDIPADLLGNGVAINNLPVNMIDHIEVYKGVIPTKFGSDALGGILNLVTRNVKKDYLDISAGMGSFGTYQASLNSRKYFGDKNNAFVGISGFYNHSDNDYRMDDVTIRVDELNNTTTGSVRRFNDAYIAYSGKVSLGLRYANWADLLRLDLTASQINKEWQHGMTTERPWGEAFSEESNLNVELKWKKSQMLNKKLNAIFNAGYSYINTCFIDTTAKTYYWGAVDGLEKYVSSSPGESGYYVDGRNPVQYISNSFIRFNLSYLLDKTHKLSLTSLYTRSDINGHDERGIASFGADILSNPQSLNKFYNGIALESKFWGDKITNILSGKFFAGNAEVVALDETINITGYNNNSYQRWGYGDAIKILLFPFLNSTLSFEHTYRMPDKDELFGDFISVFPNAELEPEESQNLDLGLRFKCLKSKLTFNINSFFRNTSNLIFLNSLNAWKSTYMNLLETQTIGFEGELKVSPLQNMNLYANLTWQDIILKDVDDNGDIEERYIGANVPNIPWLFGNAGFSYMLPWHITKSDKINIFYTCNYVHDFFLSWEIDGITSTKATIPQQVVHNAGISYTTLNNRLSFSLETKNITDEKVYDNYMVQKPGRSYATKIRFFISK from the coding sequence ATGCAGATAAATAAAACACATTTAGTCATTACATTATTATTGTTGCTTTTTGGGGATAATATCTTGGCACAAAATATACTTTCAGGTACTGTAATCAATGCTAAAACCAACGAGCCTGTTATCGGTGAGAATGTAATTATAAAAGAGCTACAAAAGGGAACGATAACCGATAATAATGGCAGGTACAATTTTTCTGTCGCTACGGGTAAATATACCGTAGTATTTTCATCGATAGGCTATGAAAGTCTTGAAAAGTCAATTGTGTGTAATCAAAAAAACAATGTACTTGATGTTAAGTTGACAGAATCAGTTATGCAGATAGGTGAAGTACAGGTAGCGGCAAAAGGTAAAATAAGTCAAACAAGAGAACAACCATTTCAAGTTAGTGTGCTCGACGCTAAACCCCTACAAGTACAATCGCAACCGGTAACCGGACTTGTAAATCAGATTTCAGGCGTACGGGTGCGCGAAGATGGGGGCTTGGGCAGCAATGTAAACATTATGCTCAACGGCATTAGTGGCAAGGGCATACGAATATTTGTTGACGATATACCTGCCGATTTATTGGGTAATGGAGTGGCAATAAATAATCTTCCTGTAAATATGATTGACCACATTGAAGTTTACAAAGGTGTGATACCAACAAAATTCGGTTCTGATGCGCTTGGAGGAATACTCAATCTGGTTACCCGTAATGTAAAGAAAGATTATCTCGATATATCTGCAGGAATGGGTTCATTTGGCACGTATCAGGCAAGTCTCAATTCACGGAAATATTTTGGTGATAAAAATAACGCTTTTGTGGGTATAAGCGGTTTTTACAATCATTCTGATAACGATTACCGAATGGATGATGTAACAATTCGCGTAGATGAACTCAATAATACCACCACAGGTAGTGTCCGTAGGTTTAATGATGCCTATATCGCTTATTCAGGGAAGGTTAGTCTTGGTTTAAGGTATGCTAATTGGGCCGATTTATTGCGACTAGATTTAACAGCTTCACAGATAAATAAAGAATGGCAGCATGGTATGACAACTGAGCGTCCCTGGGGTGAAGCATTTTCAGAAGAATCAAACTTAAATGTAGAGCTAAAATGGAAAAAGAGCCAGATGTTAAACAAAAAGCTAAATGCCATATTTAACGCGGGCTATAGTTATATCAATACCTGTTTTATTGATACAACTGCTAAAACTTACTATTGGGGGGCTGTAGATGGGCTAGAAAAATATGTTTCATCCAGTCCTGGCGAAAGTGGATACTACGTTGATGGGCGTAACCCTGTGCAATATATTAGTAATAGTTTTATACGTTTTAACTTATCGTACCTTTTAGATAAAACACACAAGTTAAGTCTAACGTCTCTATATACCAGAAGCGATATAAACGGACATGATGAACGAGGAATTGCTTCTTTTGGTGCCGATATATTGAGCAACCCACAATCTTTAAATAAGTTTTACAATGGCATAGCCCTTGAAAGTAAATTTTGGGGAGATAAAATAACAAATATACTTTCAGGAAAATTCTTTGCAGGGAATGCTGAAGTTGTAGCATTAGACGAAACAATTAATATTACTGGCTATAACAATAATTCTTATCAGCGCTGGGGGTATGGCGATGCCATAAAAATTCTGTTATTCCCATTTTTAAATTCTACACTTAGTTTCGAACATACATATCGCATGCCAGATAAAGATGAATTATTTGGTGACTTTATTTCCGTGTTCCCAAACGCTGAACTTGAACCCGAGGAAAGTCAAAATTTAGACCTCGGACTTCGTTTCAAATGCTTAAAATCTAAGCTAACGTTTAATATTAACAGTTTTTTCAGAAATACCTCAAACCTTATATTCCTGAATTCCCTGAATGCATGGAAATCAACCTATATGAACTTACTGGAAACTCAGACAATAGGATTTGAAGGAGAACTTAAAGTAAGCCCGCTACAAAACATGAATCTTTATGCAAACCTAACCTGGCAAGACATTATACTAAAAGATGTTGATGATAATGGAGACATTGAAGAAAGATATATTGGAGCTAATGTCCCTAATATTCCATGGTTATTCGGGAATGCCGGATTTAGTTATATGCTTCCCTGGCATATAACTAAATCTGATAAAATAAACATTTTCTATACCTGTAATTATGTGCATGATTTTTTCCTCTCGTGGGAAATTGACGGAATTACAAGTACCAAAGCAACAATTCCTCAACAAGTAGTGCATAATGCAGGAATATCATATACAACCCTCAATAACAGGCTAAGCTTTAGCCTTGAAACCAAAAATATTACCGACGAAAAAGTCTATGACAATTATATGGTTCAAAAACCAGGCAGGTCTTATGCTACCAAAATCAGATTTTTTATAAGTAAGTAA
- a CDS encoding RagB/SusD family nutrient uptake outer membrane protein produces MKNILYIALFVLSLTSCSDFLDIDDETKISNNHLFSTISGVEEALNGVYYELGSGDYYGFTMLIATEAKGGNLKFNDITQENPFANYFLPSFQFSHNAEGEDDYTEAIYGHVYAVISAANNVIANIEYTEDATETQKVQAVAEAKAIRALAHFDLTRLYAQPYAYTSNAQHIGIPYMVNNIAWDELVSRDLLYDNYENIIADLLEAEANLGTALGIEDASYSKAYMTKLAAQALLARVYLYKNDWDKAIEYATKVIEDGSVSLIDNSEVLSYYSNNTPGREDIFVYDYTGRSSIVPIAKRIGIQNDRTYLYLQPSNDIIDLYEEGDVRKQLFAEQMGEILTTKWVEHTGGKDHYAPILRLAEMYLIRAEASLNLPISDEVQCRADLDVIRKRANPEAPSIQLSGSALKEELFNERRRELAFEGHLFFDIVRMGRNLRRVDCNALYNVNVDYPSDLFVLPIPEDAIDYNEQMIQNPGY; encoded by the coding sequence ATGAAAAATATATTATACATAGCATTGTTTGTTTTAAGCTTAACATCGTGCTCCGACTTTTTGGACATAGATGATGAAACAAAAATCTCCAACAATCACTTATTTTCTACGATAAGCGGTGTTGAAGAAGCCTTAAATGGCGTGTATTACGAGTTGGGAAGTGGGGACTATTACGGTTTTACAATGCTTATAGCTACTGAGGCCAAGGGTGGCAATTTAAAATTTAACGATATTACGCAAGAGAATCCGTTTGCCAATTATTTTTTACCATCATTTCAGTTTAGCCACAATGCTGAAGGAGAGGATGATTACACAGAAGCTATTTACGGACATGTTTATGCTGTAATTAGTGCAGCCAACAATGTAATAGCAAACATCGAGTATACAGAAGATGCTACCGAAACACAAAAGGTACAAGCTGTTGCAGAAGCAAAAGCTATTCGTGCATTAGCTCATTTTGATCTAACACGATTATATGCTCAACCGTATGCATATACTTCTAATGCGCAACATATAGGAATTCCTTACATGGTAAATAATATTGCCTGGGACGAATTGGTTTCTCGTGATTTGTTATATGATAATTATGAAAATATCATTGCTGATTTGTTAGAGGCGGAAGCCAATTTAGGAACTGCCTTAGGCATTGAAGATGCCAGTTATTCCAAAGCTTATATGACAAAATTAGCAGCTCAGGCATTGCTTGCTCGTGTATACTTATATAAAAATGATTGGGATAAAGCCATTGAGTATGCAACAAAGGTTATTGAAGATGGTAGCGTTTCGCTGATTGATAACTCGGAAGTACTTTCTTATTATTCAAATAATACTCCAGGTAGGGAGGATATTTTTGTCTATGATTATACAGGAAGAAGTAGTATAGTCCCAATAGCCAAGAGAATCGGTATACAGAATGATAGAACATATCTTTACCTGCAACCCAGTAATGATATAATAGATTTATATGAAGAAGGAGATGTCAGGAAACAATTATTTGCCGAGCAAATGGGAGAGATTTTAACCACTAAATGGGTAGAACATACTGGGGGAAAAGATCATTATGCACCAATCCTTCGTTTGGCAGAAATGTATTTGATCCGTGCCGAGGCTTCTTTAAATCTACCAATCTCAGATGAGGTGCAATGTCGTGCTGATTTAGATGTGATACGTAAGCGCGCCAACCCTGAGGCTCCTAGCATTCAACTATCAGGCTCTGCACTTAAAGAAGAGCTGTTTAATGAACGTAGACGTGAGTTGGCATTCGAGGGTCACCTGTTTTTTGATATTGTGAGAATGGGAAGAAATTTGCGACGCGTTGACTGTAACGCATTGTACAATGTAAATGTTGATTACCCAAGCGACTTGTTTGTGTTACCTATACCTGAAGATGCCATAGATTATAATGAGCAAATGATTCAGAATCCAGGTTACTAA
- a CDS encoding DUF4374 domain-containing protein, with the protein MKLTNKYFNRLLIVALAALAFLSSCNDDDEILDASNGDYVLSTFVTSADMMSTASYAQVLDLASAGISYDNSTAVEIGALYGPAIFPYGGSMYYNKYQAYTLEKWDVDESGYLTQTGSIDFSDLGYQCNITYLNDEVAFTGGPNDFKVAIFNPSTMTRTGSIDLSAYSKLDSITGFPTDNASVGMQSPSEIIIRDNYMYVAVYYCTSGAGDWTPVFNDCRIIVVDLDKVDYNSTGNADAVVKEIVDDRGSYTGAWACGYGSSFMILDDNNDIYMLCHNMWGMYESISGLPACALRIKDGETEFDDSYYFDMEAASGGAYHAVMGFEYAGGTKLFAASMDPNKIDPDNAWSYYTDPLHQWYQFDLSAQTATLVSDVYTKGAAASFTLMEDGYAYIPMVTADENYIMKTNISTLETEKLFSTVGAPIITKLD; encoded by the coding sequence ATGAAGTTAACAAACAAGTATTTCAATAGACTATTGATAGTAGCCTTAGCTGCTTTGGCTTTTCTTTCATCTTGTAATGATGATGATGAAATTCTGGATGCATCGAACGGAGATTATGTATTATCAACTTTCGTAACAAGTGCTGATATGATGAGCACTGCTTCTTATGCTCAGGTATTAGATCTTGCTAGTGCAGGTATTAGTTATGACAATAGCACTGCTGTTGAGATAGGTGCACTATATGGCCCTGCCATTTTCCCTTATGGAGGAAGTATGTATTATAATAAGTATCAAGCATACACACTGGAAAAATGGGATGTTGATGAATCTGGGTATTTAACGCAAACAGGATCTATTGACTTTTCTGACTTAGGGTATCAGTGTAATATTACCTATTTAAATGATGAGGTTGCCTTTACTGGCGGGCCAAATGATTTTAAAGTGGCAATTTTTAATCCTAGTACAATGACACGTACAGGAAGTATTGACCTATCGGCATACTCAAAACTAGATTCGATAACCGGTTTCCCTACAGATAACGCATCCGTAGGTATGCAGTCGCCATCCGAAATTATTATTAGAGATAATTACATGTATGTTGCTGTATATTATTGTACCTCGGGTGCCGGAGATTGGACTCCTGTATTTAATGATTGTAGAATTATTGTTGTAGACCTTGATAAGGTAGACTACAACTCAACAGGTAATGCTGATGCTGTAGTAAAAGAAATTGTTGATGATAGGGGCTCATATACCGGTGCTTGGGCTTGTGGATATGGATCTTCGTTTATGATACTTGATGATAATAATGATATTTATATGTTGTGTCATAATATGTGGGGAATGTATGAATCAATTTCAGGTTTACCTGCTTGTGCACTTCGCATTAAAGATGGGGAGACAGAATTTGATGACAGCTATTACTTCGATATGGAAGCTGCATCAGGTGGAGCATATCACGCTGTAATGGGATTTGAGTATGCAGGAGGCACAAAACTATTTGCTGCTTCAATGGATCCGAATAAAATTGATCCTGATAATGCTTGGTCATATTATACTGACCCATTGCATCAATGGTATCAGTTTGATTTATCGGCTCAAACAGCAACATTGGTAAGCGATGTATATACAAAAGGAGCTGCTGCCAGCTTTACGCTTATGGAAGATGGCTATGCGTATATTCCTATGGTTACTGCTGATGAAAATTATATTATGAAAACGAATATATCTACACTTGAAACTGAGAAATTATTTTCGACCGTAGGTGCTCCTATCATTACAAAACTAGATTAA
- a CDS encoding ABC transporter ATP-binding protein, with translation MKLTIKNLSKTYENGVQALKNVNLEIGKGMYGLLGQNGAGKSTLMRTIATLQDADSGSITFNSINVFKQPNELRKVLGYLPQEFGVYPTVNAEELLMHLADMKGVVSKGERKELVQYLLNKTNLYDVRKKRLNSYSGGMKQRFGIAQALIGNPELIIVDEPTAGLDPMERNRFYNLLSEIGENTIVILSTHIVEDVSTLCNQMAIIGEGEVLITGKPTEIENQLQGKVFEKEIAKNEVEKYSQQFNVISQNFHLGKMHITIFSETEPGNGFTVKTPNLEDSYFNLLFNQKKTAELC, from the coding sequence ATGAAACTTACTATAAAAAACCTTTCAAAAACTTACGAAAATGGCGTGCAAGCACTGAAAAATGTAAACCTTGAAATTGGAAAGGGTATGTATGGTTTACTTGGGCAAAATGGTGCCGGAAAATCAACTTTAATGCGCACCATTGCCACTTTGCAGGATGCCGATAGCGGAAGTATTACATTCAATAGTATTAATGTTTTTAAACAGCCCAACGAATTACGAAAGGTACTCGGCTATCTTCCGCAAGAGTTTGGGGTATATCCTACCGTAAATGCAGAAGAGCTCTTGATGCACCTCGCCGATATGAAAGGGGTTGTATCAAAAGGAGAACGTAAAGAACTTGTACAGTATCTTTTGAATAAAACCAACTTGTACGATGTGCGAAAAAAACGATTGAACTCCTATTCGGGAGGAATGAAACAACGTTTTGGCATTGCACAGGCACTTATCGGAAATCCGGAACTTATTATTGTGGATGAACCTACCGCTGGACTCGACCCTATGGAGCGCAATCGCTTTTACAACCTACTTTCTGAAATTGGAGAAAACACCATTGTTATTCTTTCAACCCACATTGTAGAAGATGTGAGTACGCTTTGTAATCAAATGGCAATTATTGGTGAAGGTGAAGTACTTATTACTGGAAAACCGACAGAGATTGAAAATCAGTTGCAAGGTAAAGTCTTCGAAAAAGAAATAGCCAAAAACGAGGTTGAAAAATACAGTCAACAATTCAATGTCATATCTCAAAACTTCCATTTGGGGAAAATGCATATTACTATTTTCTCAGAGACCGAACCCGGTAATGGTTTTACGGTTAAAACACCAAATCTGGAGGATAGCTACTTTAACCTATTGTTTAATCAGAAAAAAACAGCAGAGTTATGTTAG
- a CDS encoding zinc-dependent metalloprotease: MIQKITKLTFIVILIFFNITKSYAEDDKKSANRKIKPYEKVITPDFTSQVGMFTVHRSEDKLYFEIPDSIFKRDFLMASRIAKVSNPSRGKAYAGELRKNPVMFQLSHDKKNVYLLVPNVKDQLGEKCEDIKNAFDRNYLTPILETFPIKAIGIDSALVIDVTEFFAKELPLVTPFKSKGKPGKLDKDASYLSKVQVFNKNIELQSYFNWTTSSTPYRTLVNRSIVLLDKEPMMPRLDDRRINYFSGSKTYFDDKSTTSRNESYIHRYRMEPKKEDIEAYLAGKIVEPQKPIVVYIDNGLPKRWQKYVKQGIEDWQMAFEAIGFKNAIVAEIFPDDPEFNPDNLINTTFRYVPNTTVNAQGTRWIDPRSGEIIKGDIIWFGDVIEKLHDWRLVQCGQVEEEARQKTFSDELMGRLIRYAASHEMGHTLGFEHNMRASYAYPVDSLRSVTFTKKYGTTPSIMDYARYNYIAQPEDKGVELTPPPVGIFDIFAIKYGYQWLPDIKNPNDEFEILNSWFLEKANDPMYRFTPQFAMGISGDPASQAEALGDDAVKAGTYGIKNLKFIMSHLIEWCTEPNQEYDYLRQIYKEVTSQYNRYMEHCMSYIGGAYQYFGVEGQDIPLFTPVSKAKQKEAIKWIISELTTSEWIQNKEIEDRLGSLRNDYYKQIVSAFDKMMSGFFFQRIETNRPVYSSEEYLSDLSDMVWAFNDDGKLTEIEMILQQAYVHNLISMTYSSKHHLKPTESDNLFTNNFNGHDALTIGNAAKINYVDHFVIMASLTELEKAEKIVKKNMKGANKAHYALLYKAIMVNK; this comes from the coding sequence ATGATACAAAAGATAACAAAACTAACTTTTATTGTAATTTTGATATTTTTCAACATTACAAAGTCTTATGCAGAAGATGATAAGAAGTCAGCCAACAGAAAAATTAAACCTTACGAAAAAGTAATCACCCCTGACTTTACTTCTCAAGTTGGTATGTTTACTGTGCATAGAAGTGAGGACAAACTTTACTTCGAGATTCCTGATTCTATATTTAAACGTGATTTTCTGATGGCTTCGCGCATCGCTAAGGTGAGCAACCCTTCACGCGGAAAGGCTTATGCGGGTGAATTACGTAAAAATCCTGTGATGTTTCAGTTGTCACACGACAAAAAAAATGTATATCTCCTAGTGCCTAATGTGAAAGATCAATTAGGCGAAAAATGTGAGGACATTAAAAATGCCTTCGATAGAAACTACCTGACACCCATTTTAGAGACCTTCCCTATTAAAGCTATTGGTATTGACAGTGCTTTAGTAATTGATGTGACAGAATTTTTTGCCAAAGAATTACCCCTCGTTACGCCTTTTAAAAGCAAAGGAAAACCAGGAAAGTTAGATAAAGATGCATCCTACCTGTCTAAAGTGCAGGTATTCAATAAAAACATTGAACTTCAGTCATATTTTAACTGGACTACAAGCTCAACACCATATCGTACTTTGGTGAACCGCTCCATTGTACTACTGGATAAGGAGCCTATGATGCCTCGTTTGGACGATCGTAGAATCAATTATTTTTCTGGAAGTAAAACCTATTTTGACGATAAGAGCACAACATCCAGAAATGAATCTTATATCCATCGGTATAGAATGGAGCCTAAAAAGGAAGATATTGAGGCCTACTTAGCAGGAAAAATAGTAGAACCCCAAAAGCCTATTGTGGTATATATTGATAATGGTTTGCCTAAACGATGGCAAAAATATGTAAAACAAGGTATCGAAGACTGGCAAATGGCTTTTGAAGCTATTGGCTTTAAAAATGCTATTGTTGCAGAAATATTTCCAGACGATCCTGAATTTAATCCAGATAACTTGATCAATACCACTTTTCGTTATGTACCTAATACCACCGTTAATGCGCAGGGAACACGATGGATCGATCCTCGCTCTGGAGAAATTATAAAAGGAGATATTATTTGGTTTGGTGATGTGATAGAGAAATTACACGACTGGCGCTTGGTGCAATGTGGACAGGTGGAAGAAGAAGCCAGACAAAAAACATTCTCGGACGAGTTAATGGGGCGTTTGATTCGTTATGCTGCGTCACACGAAATGGGGCACACCTTAGGTTTTGAGCATAATATGCGCGCATCGTATGCCTATCCAGTGGATTCCTTACGTTCGGTAACATTTACTAAAAAGTACGGAACCACACCATCTATCATGGATTATGCACGTTATAATTACATTGCACAACCAGAAGATAAAGGTGTTGAATTAACCCCTCCCCCTGTAGGTATATTCGATATTTTTGCCATTAAATATGGTTACCAGTGGCTTCCTGATATAAAAAATCCTAATGATGAATTTGAAATTTTAAACAGTTGGTTTTTAGAGAAAGCTAATGATCCAATGTACCGTTTTACCCCTCAGTTTGCCATGGGCATTTCAGGTGATCCTGCTTCCCAAGCCGAGGCCTTGGGAGATGATGCTGTAAAAGCAGGAACCTACGGTATCAAAAACCTGAAATTCATTATGAGCCATTTAATTGAATGGTGTACTGAACCTAATCAGGAATACGATTATCTGCGACAGATATATAAAGAAGTAACTTCGCAATACAACCGGTATATGGAACACTGTATGTCGTACATTGGTGGCGCTTACCAGTATTTTGGTGTAGAAGGTCAGGACATTCCGCTATTTACACCTGTATCTAAAGCCAAACAAAAAGAAGCTATTAAGTGGATCATAAGCGAATTAACAACTAGTGAGTGGATTCAGAATAAAGAAATTGAAGACCGCTTAGGCTCATTGCGTAACGATTATTACAAACAAATTGTAAGTGCTTTTGATAAGATGATGAGCGGATTCTTTTTTCAGCGTATCGAAACCAACCGCCCTGTATATTCCTCTGAGGAATATTTAAGCGATTTAAGTGATATGGTTTGGGCTTTTAATGATGACGGAAAGCTAACTGAGATTGAAATGATACTTCAACAGGCTTATGTGCATAATTTAATAAGTATGACCTATTCATCAAAACATCACCTAAAACCAACTGAATCGGATAATTTATTTACCAATAACTTTAATGGCCATGATGCCCTTACAATTGGTAATGCAGCTAAGATAAATTATGTAGATCATTTTGTAATAATGGCGTCATTAACCGAGCTTGAAAAAGCTGAAAAAATTGTAAAAAAAAATATGAAAGGTGCTAACAAAGCACATTACGCTTTACTTTATAAGGCTATTATGGTAAATAAGTAA